In Gemmatimonadaceae bacterium, a single genomic region encodes these proteins:
- a CDS encoding efflux RND transporter periplasmic adaptor subunit, which translates to MTYLRFHARDARAILYAAACTASACSKPQNRPQRPAVAVAVTSARRAPVPYNLDANGIVTPIQSAAVASQVDGIITKVFFNEGQEVSRGQPLFQVDERPYVNAYEQALATLARDSATAANARKEVARYARLVEQRYVTKEEGDQLEATSAASDATVRADRAAVANARFNLENATVRAPISGKTGSLLVRVGNLVHANGATALVTINQVRPIMVRFAVPAAQLPLILQYGARGGLPVTAIPGGAANSNSADSSTGTPVDAPAQLTPAGGSGTKLQGGASDDPPPSVGPIVAAPSQGTLSFIDNAVDTTTGTVTLKATFANTDGSLWAGQFASTTLRLFVEQNALVVPTQAVVTGQRGTYVYVVDGDTARQRPVSIERTAGGIAIVASGLTDGARVVTDGQSRLTPGARVLIRSPNDSAGGGAAAGQVGGRGGRRRAKG; encoded by the coding sequence ATGACTTACTTGCGCTTTCACGCGCGCGACGCGCGCGCGATTCTATATGCGGCCGCATGCACTGCGTCGGCCTGCTCGAAGCCCCAGAATCGCCCTCAGCGACCGGCGGTTGCGGTCGCCGTCACTTCGGCGCGTCGCGCACCCGTCCCGTACAACCTCGACGCGAATGGCATCGTGACGCCGATTCAGTCGGCAGCGGTAGCTTCGCAGGTCGATGGGATCATAACTAAAGTCTTTTTCAACGAAGGGCAGGAGGTTTCGCGCGGCCAGCCGCTTTTTCAGGTCGACGAGCGCCCGTACGTGAACGCGTATGAACAAGCACTCGCGACCTTGGCACGCGATAGCGCCACGGCGGCTAACGCGAGGAAGGAGGTCGCGCGGTACGCGCGGTTGGTCGAGCAACGCTACGTCACGAAGGAGGAGGGGGATCAGCTCGAGGCGACGTCAGCCGCGTCCGATGCCACGGTGCGTGCGGACCGCGCGGCGGTCGCGAACGCCAGGTTCAACCTCGAGAACGCCACCGTCCGGGCGCCGATCTCGGGCAAGACGGGGAGTCTCCTGGTGCGTGTCGGGAATCTGGTGCACGCCAACGGCGCGACGGCGCTGGTCACGATCAATCAGGTGCGGCCGATCATGGTCCGGTTTGCGGTCCCAGCGGCTCAGCTCCCGTTGATTCTGCAATATGGCGCACGTGGCGGTCTTCCGGTGACCGCGATTCCTGGCGGTGCGGCGAACTCGAACTCGGCTGACTCGTCAACTGGGACGCCGGTCGATGCGCCGGCGCAGCTCACGCCGGCCGGTGGATCGGGGACGAAGCTGCAGGGTGGGGCGAGCGACGATCCGCCGCCGAGCGTGGGGCCGATTGTGGCGGCACCGTCGCAGGGTACGTTGAGCTTCATCGACAACGCCGTCGACACGACGACTGGCACGGTGACGCTCAAAGCGACGTTCGCGAACACCGACGGCTCGCTCTGGGCGGGGCAATTTGCGTCGACGACGCTACGGCTGTTCGTCGAGCAGAACGCGCTGGTCGTGCCGACACAGGCAGTGGTCACGGGTCAGCGCGGCACCTACGTGTACGTCGTCGACGGCGATACGGCGAGGCAGCGGCCGGTGTCGATCGAGCGGACGGCCGGCGGCATCGCGATCGTCGCCAGTGGACTCACCGACGGCGCGCGCGTCGTGACGGACGGGCAGTCGCGACTGACGCCGGGCGCCCGCGTGCTCATTCGCTCGCCTAACGACTCGGCAGGTGGTGGCGCGGCGGCGGGACAGGTGGGCGGCCGCGGCGGCCGGCGGCGCGCGAAGGGATGA
- a CDS encoding VOC family protein has translation MAEYGIHPPGYRLPNETHLGRVRLQVSDLARSLAYYERVLGLRVIEKSDGHVVLGAHGDDRPLVELKELRGAKPVPRRGRIGLYHFAILLPDRPSLGRFLAHLEELGAYAGMSDHFVSEAIYLTDPDGLGIEVYADRPRSAWKNHDGQLVMTTVPLDVASVLHAAAESADGAAWKGMPHGTVIGHVHLHVGDLESAAEFYHGALGLDKTVWNYPGALFLSAGGYHHHLGTNTWAAGAPPAGAEDARLLEWEVLVPSVADADAAARSLTAARSNVRSDRGDWLAADPWGTVVRIRSEKNDP, from the coding sequence ATGGCCGAATACGGCATCCATCCCCCAGGTTATCGTTTGCCTAACGAGACGCACCTCGGCCGGGTGCGGCTCCAGGTGAGCGATCTCGCGCGCTCGCTCGCCTACTACGAGCGCGTTCTCGGCTTGCGGGTGATCGAGAAGAGCGATGGGCATGTCGTGCTCGGTGCCCACGGGGACGACCGGCCGCTCGTCGAGCTCAAAGAATTACGCGGGGCGAAGCCGGTGCCGCGGAGAGGCCGCATCGGCCTGTATCACTTTGCGATCCTTCTCCCCGATCGTCCGTCGCTCGGTCGCTTCCTCGCCCATCTGGAAGAACTCGGCGCGTACGCCGGTATGTCCGATCATTTCGTGAGCGAGGCCATCTATCTGACCGATCCGGACGGACTCGGGATCGAGGTCTACGCTGACCGGCCACGCTCGGCGTGGAAGAATCACGACGGGCAACTGGTGATGACGACGGTTCCGCTCGACGTTGCGAGCGTATTGCACGCGGCAGCGGAGAGCGCGGACGGCGCCGCGTGGAAGGGCATGCCGCACGGTACCGTGATCGGTCATGTGCATCTCCACGTGGGCGACCTGGAGAGTGCAGCCGAGTTTTATCATGGCGCACTCGGACTCGACAAAACAGTGTGGAATTATCCAGGCGCGCTCTTTCTTTCGGCTGGTGGGTATCACCATCATCTCGGTACGAATACGTGGGCAGCTGGGGCGCCACCGGCCGGGGCGGAGGATGCGCGGTTGCTGGAATGGGAGGTGTTGGTGCCGAGTGTGGCCGACGCCGACGCGGCGGCCCGGAGCCTAACAGCCGCTCGAAGCAATGTCCGAAGTGATCGGGGCGACTGGCTTGCAGCGGACCCGTGGGGTACCGTTGTGCGGATTCGTTCCGAAAAGAACGATCCGTGA